The sequence below is a genomic window from Myxocyprinus asiaticus isolate MX2 ecotype Aquarium Trade chromosome 9, UBuf_Myxa_2, whole genome shotgun sequence.
TCTTTTCAAAGGCTTACACCAGTTAAAAAAATCCTACAACTAAGACATCACTGGAGAGGTTCTTGGGGGAatgtagctatatatatatatatacttaactcAACATGTATGTGAGCCATTGATTAGAACAAAGCATATGTATAGGGTCTTGAAAGATCTCCACTCTCCATAAACAAAGTGTACTTGCATGCTCGTGCACGTACCAGGCTCTTGACAACCTTTAACAGCTCTTCCATCACCACGGCGATGCCCTGATATCCCAGCAGTCTACAAATAGCCTTGATATGTGGGGGTCCCAGGAAGTTCCGGTAGAGGCCGTATACACTACTGTAAGCCAAATTCATGGCCTGCAATCACAATCAAAAGAAAAGACAGAGTTAGGAAATGTACCAAGCAAAATTTATGATTTCATGTTGAGGCAgtgcttcatttttgtttcacAAAAAGTTCAAGAATTTCCAGAACAAGAATTTACATGACCTTTCTAGTTTTGTGATTATTGAAAAGAATCAACTCTAAAGACCGATTCACTCACAAATCGAACATTACTTTGGCTTGTGAGCACGTTTTATCTACACAAGTCCAATGTAtgacatttccaggcctgaattttaaaatttcctgatatttcctGGTTTTTAGTGACAGTGTTAACCACGCTGATTTGATCTCcacatattttgttaaaaatgtaccCCCCACTCACAAGTGTTAGGGTTAGTCAACTGACCAGTAAAAAATATATCAATGAAACaaaatctgcagactttttttttttcatgccagAACTGATTTAAGGAAATCTGTGGAATTATCCAGAACACatttaattatgttaaaaatGGTAGACTGAACTAAGAATACTGCACTTTTATTGATAGTTAAAGCATTAAAATCaagctgggaaaaaaaaaaaaattgtacaaaaGGGGTAGGGATGTACAGACCATTGTGAATGATGGGTGTTTTAATTCTGTGGAAATCTACAGTTTCATTCACGTTCAAGTTTCATTCACCTTTCGTAAGTGTCATACaactgaaacaaaatgaaaacaaaaacagggCTATATTTGACTCTGTAAACTACACTAGCTTACAGAGTTAAAATACTGTTATGGGTGGAAACAAAAAGGGAGAAAAACAAGTTTCTGCCTGTTCCTCTAATTAGTGTGCAGTGGTTGTCTGTTGGCTGATTAAAGATTAATCATAAATTCATGAGCATACAGGCTGTAGTTGGTGAGGCAGTGACTCCAGTCACCAGTATGAGGGAGTAATTCAAATGAGAGTGGAGGAGGAAAAATGCCACAAGCGCCACCATTGGTGGAGAGAGAGCAGGGATGCAAGAGACGGAGGATGAGTGAGAAAGTTCAAGCTCTCTCAGCTGTTATGCTGTTTAAAATTCAATCTACGAAGAACGCTGATGTGGTCTCCCCCTCCCCATACGCactagcgctctctctctctctctctctctgctttatgtgtTGTCTGCTACCCTAATCAGATAGAAGAGCTTTTCCTGTGCAGTTGTGTGGATGTGGAGCTCTTGCAGCGGGACACTTGAACCATGCCAAAGAGAGGCTGCTACTGGTCAGACTTTCCAGGGGGTTACTCTCTACAACGCGACGGCAAGACCATCTGTCCATGAAGTgactctcttctcatctcttatGGTAAGACTGTTGCTCATTTATATCTCCAACACTGATTTCTACACCTTGCTTTCACTctcacttacaaaaaagtaccatggtaatagtgctttgtttttgttttttctcatggCATCATGGTACTACTAtcttttttttggggttttttagACATGCACAATGGtactacgttttttttttttttacatgtaccatggaATTACCATTGTTTTTGGACATGAACCATGGCACTACCGTGGTTTTTAGACATGTATTACCATGGTTGTTTGGACACAttccatggtattacaatggtttTTGTACATGCAccatggcattttcatgtttttctttggACACGtatcatggtattatcatggttgtttggacatgtaccattgcactatcatgtttttttgtacatgtaggatggtattaccatttttttttgtacatgtaccatggtactaccatgttttttttttgtacatgtaccatggcaCTACCataatttggatttttttgaCAAGTTCCATGGCATTACCATTTTTCTACATGTaagatggtattaccatgtttttttggacatgtaccatggtagcacCATGGTATTCTTAATCGTACCATGAAGTAGCATttcaataccatggtacatgacctAAAGTACTttggtatatatcaaagtgctATGGTTTTAgcatctgataccatcattgtaccatagTACCACCACAGTGCTTTTCTGTAAGGGTCGGTCTCTTAGACTCCCAAAGAAATCATTCTGTAAGAAATATGGATGTGGTTTACCTATAAACAGCGGTGAAAGAAAGTCTTTTGACTTATTACTAAAATCACTCCCAGCTATCTGGATTGGTCAAGAGTTGAAAGGGTGACAGAATACGTGTCTCACACATGAGAGACTTTTGTGAGTGCTGTTGACTGGTTGCTTCTGAAAGATCAAAAAGATTAGTGCTCAAACTCTCGTGTGGTTCAGACTGGTGAGTAATTACAGTGTGCTTGTGTAACGTACAGGGTTACCACTCATTTACAAGTCCAACGTGGCGATTCACTGATTATTTTAGTTAATGGGCATCAAAGCCTTTAGtgacaagaaaaacaaaacagatggTGTGTTGCATTTTTTTACAAACAGAAAGATTTAATCCAAAAGTGAATTTcctttttcaggaatttcaaaGTAGCAGAATTCTCGAGGatgatatttaaaaattaaaaaaaaagatggcaCATGGACAAGAAAAATATCTTCTGCTACAGCTGAAGTTTGCCATCTCTTATTCATGAGATAAATCATGCAGTGTTAATCCAACTGTGTTTGTCCAAGCTTAATCCATGGCAGATCTTAAAACGGTACAGATAGAATAAACACAGTTATGACATCAATCATTTCTCATGTTATATatgtaccatgatatttacataatttcaatcTCAGAATTATATTTGGATTGAGTGGGGAGTAGTGCAATTCAATAATAATGACACAAGAGAATCCCTTAAGAACTTTCCTCTTGGCAAGCAGCTATATGGATGTAAGTCAATTGGAAACTTCACTCCAACTCATTCACATAATCCTGCTTTAGATACCTTGATACATAGTTTTTAGCTACAAAGCAATCAAAGCAGATAAATACAATCTGTTCTTGTACCCTCTCTTGTTCTCAATAACCCAGTGCTTTTCCCCACTAGATAAAGCTGCTTTAGCTAACACTGAGATGGAGCAGGGAAGTTGTACttgaatgtaaaataaaattaaaaaattaaaaaaaacaaacaaacaaacaaacaaaaaaaaaaaacattattagttgCCTGCTTATAGAATCATTTTAAAtgcacagttcacccaaaaatggtgcACTAATGGAAATATGGTAATGATAttatggacaaaagatgcaatgaaaatgaatggtgactgaggctgttagccCTTAACATTCTACCttttcatctccttttgtgttccacgacaGAAAAAAGTAacacaggtttaaaacaacatgaggggtcagtaaattatgacaattttcttttttgggtgaactatccctttaaggtcaaaTAAGACAGAAAAGCagccaaagaaaagaaaaatcagttTTGGTCAATCCTGATTTTACACAATGTAAGACTAGATGAGTCAAAAAGGGTCTTTACAGGCCAAAACATATTAAGTTTTCATATCATAGCTGCAGTTATTTTTATATCCCTGCCCTTTGCTGTCAGTGTTACCGGTAAAATCCTCTGGATACAAAACACTTCAGTTCAAAATCTATTTCAGCTTTAAACCCAACAATTGAAGGTTCTCACACTCTCTTGCCTGAAGCAAGCCTATTATTAATGTATTAGGGTCGCTAATTCATGTTCAAGGGTTGGAAGTGGTCTGAATGAAGATATTTTCTCTATTGTTCCAGATTCTTCAATTTTGCTGCGTGTCTATTCAAAACAGCCTTCATCATCAAACCGTCCATTAAGCCCCAACACATAAACCCAATATGACGATCACCATTCAGAACGTCACTGCCACCTCCGCCATCGTCAGCTGGCCCTCATCTCCTGGTTGCATTGACACGTTCTACAGCATCATGTACCACCCAAACTGGAACAACCTTCTGATGGGTTATACTCGCAAGAGCTTCCTACGTGAGGACAGGGTTCCTGTAAGCCAGACCTCAACCAGTCTGGGCAACCTCAGTCCACAGACTACTTACATCCTGTGCGTCACCTGCCAGTCTGCGAACCCCACCAGAGAGCAGTGCCAGGTTTTCAGTACCCTGGATGAGGGTACAAACCTTGGGGAGAATGGTAGGGAGCTGGCCATGGGAGTCTGGTTGGCCAGCAGTATCCTTCTATTGATTATTGCTGTGGCTCTACTTTGGGGATGTCTCCACACAATCTGTCCAGCAAAGAGAGACTCAAACCAGGACAACCAGCAAGGTTCTAACCCTCCTCACCTGGCTCTGGCACCCATGGGTGGGAATGTGGGAAGCGAAGGAAGAAAACATCTCTACACGCCAAGTTGTAGCGAGGAGGACTCTCAGAATGCAACAGTGATTGAGAACCCTTTTCGAGCAGAGCACGGACGAGAGCCAGGAAATGGGCCAAGCCGTGAAATTAGAACGCAGGGTAATAAACAGTACTTTGGGCCACAGTCAAATTCATAGGCCCGCAAAACCATCATAATATAGTTACCCCAAGAGTTCAAACTATTAGAACCTACACTATGAGGATAATCACTGGGGTGGAAACTATTTTGAGGAAATGAGACCTTAACGGTCAAAGCAATTCTGTTGCTGTGGTACATTTAAATGTCAGATGAAAACATGCCTTCCTAATTAACCTGAAGAAATTAAAGAAACCCCTTTCGCTTGCATCACAATCCTAAAAACTTTAAAGTGCTCCAAgtaattttttcacaaaaaaaaaaaaaaaaactttcaccaGTG
It includes:
- the LOC127445710 gene encoding fibronectin type III domain-containing protein 9-like, whose translation is MTITIQNVTATSAIVSWPSSPGCIDTFYSIMYHPNWNNLLMGYTRKSFLREDRVPVSQTSTSLGNLSPQTTYILCVTCQSANPTREQCQVFSTLDEGTNLGENGRELAMGVWLASSILLLIIAVALLWGCLHTICPAKRDSNQDNQQGSNPPHLALAPMGGNVGSEGRKHLYTPSCSEEDSQNATVIENPFRAEHGREPGNGPSREIRTQGNKQYFGPQSNS